Sequence from the uncultured Bacteroides sp. genome:
ATTAAGTAAAGGGCCAGACTTCTAAAAGTTTGACCCTTTTTTATTTCTTTATTCCCAACTCTCCTTCAAAATATCAAAAGTACCTTTGCTTTGTTCATCTTTCTTTCTAAAAAAGATATTTTTTTATCATTGTTTCTTTTTAATGAGGAAACTTTTCGTTAGTTTTGTACTTATAAAAAAGAAACAATGGAACAATGAAAAGGAAAGAATTGCTTAAACAGTTAATAGTTACCTATCAGGAGACTCTTTCTATGGAGGTGGAACAGAGAGGAGTAGAGCTGCCACTACATACCGGAAAGATTATAACGGTAACGGGTGTTCGCCGTTGTGGAAAATCGTGCTTATTTACATTGGCAATTAAACAACTTTTGGTAGAAGGTGTGGATCGCAGGAAGATTTTATTCCTTAATTTCGACGATGAACGTCTGCAGTTTGACAGAGAAGGATTCGATGAAATTCTTGATGCTTATCGGGAATTATATGCCGATATACCTATGAATGAGGTTTATATATTTTTTGATGAGATACAAATGGCCGATTCTTGGGAGCAGTTTGTACGCCGGGTATACGATCAGGAAACTCGTAATTTGTTTATTACAGGGTCAAATTCAAAGATGCTTTCGTCTGAAATAGCCACTTCTTTACGTGGACGCACTCTTCAATTTGAAGTTTTTCCACTATCTTTTAAAGAATTTTGTATTTTCCGAAAGGTAGATACTAATTATTATGTAGCAACAAACAGAGCCCCGTTACTCAATCTTTTTTATGATTATTTACGTTACGGAGCTTTTCCGGAAGTTGTAATGGGCGATAGTCGTTTTAGAGAGCAGATGTTGCAGGAGTATTTTTTTGTAATGCTGTATAAAGACCTTGTAGAACGATATAACATTCGTAATCCGGCACCCGTAAGATATTTTATTAAGCGAATTCTGGCAAATATAACAAAGCCAACTTCGATTAATAAGCTGTATAATGAACTGAAATCTCAGGGAGTTACTGTGGGGAAAAATACCCTTTACGAGTTAATTGAACAGATAGAAGCTATTTATTTGTTATTGCCTTTGACCAAATATGATCCTTCGTTGGTGAAAGAGAATAGCGCTGATAATAAATATTATTGCATTGATAATGGATTAAGGGGGGCGTTGCTTGCCTCTCATGGTGAGGATAATGGTGCTTTGCTCGAAAATTTGGTTTATCTTTATTTAAGAAGATCTCTACCTTTTGGGCGTGGTTTGTTTTATTTTAAAGGCAAGCGTGAATGCGATTTTTTGATAACAGATAAGCAAGAAGTTTCATCTTTGATTCAAGTTTCATGGGATATTAGTGAGCCCGAAACCAAAAAAAGAGAGATAGATGGATTGCTCGAAGCAGCTACAGCTACTGGATGTAGTCGTTTACTGATTATCACCGCCGAGGCTGAAGAGGAAATTACTATTGGAAATATGAAAATTGAGATTTTGCCTGCATGGAAATGGATGCTGGAATCGCTTTAAGGGCATGATTAAGGACTTTAAGGTATATGTAAAGGCTGAAGCTTTTAAATACTAAGAAAGAATTAATATAATAACGCCTTCTTACAGGTTG
This genomic interval carries:
- a CDS encoding ATP-binding protein; amino-acid sequence: MKRKELLKQLIVTYQETLSMEVEQRGVELPLHTGKIITVTGVRRCGKSCLFTLAIKQLLVEGVDRRKILFLNFDDERLQFDREGFDEILDAYRELYADIPMNEVYIFFDEIQMADSWEQFVRRVYDQETRNLFITGSNSKMLSSEIATSLRGRTLQFEVFPLSFKEFCIFRKVDTNYYVATNRAPLLNLFYDYLRYGAFPEVVMGDSRFREQMLQEYFFVMLYKDLVERYNIRNPAPVRYFIKRILANITKPTSINKLYNELKSQGVTVGKNTLYELIEQIEAIYLLLPLTKYDPSLVKENSADNKYYCIDNGLRGALLASHGEDNGALLENLVYLYLRRSLPFGRGLFYFKGKRECDFLITDKQEVSSLIQVSWDISEPETKKREIDGLLEAATATGCSRLLIITAEAEEEITIGNMKIEILPAWKWMLESL